The genomic interval TACCGGTCGGTGGGTCCGGGGGGCCACACCTGCCGTCCGAACAGCTCCCGCAGCACGTCCTCCATCGTCACCAGCCCGGCCAGCCGCCCGTCCGCGCCGAGTGCCGCCGCCAGGTGCGTCCGGCTGCGCCGCATCGCCGTCAGCACGTCGTCCAGGGGGGTGCTCTCCCGGATCCGTGCGATCGGCCGCATGTCCCGCACCGGGAACGGCAGATCCCGCGGTGAGGCGTCCAGCGCGTCCTTGACGTGCAGGTAGCCGACGATCCGGCGCCCCTCGTCCACCACCGGGAACCGCGAGAACCCGGACTCGTTCGACAGCGCCTCCAACTGCTCCGGCGTGACCCCCACGCGCGCATAGACGACCTCTTCCAGCGGCAGCACCACGTCCCGCACCGGCCGCCGCCCCAGCTCCAGCGCGTCGTGCAGCCGCTCCCGCGCGCGCTCGTCGATCAGCCCCGCCTCGCCGGAGTCCCGTACGATCCGCGCCAGCTCGGCGTCCGAGAAGGTGGCCGTGACCTCGTCCTTGGTCTCCACGCGCAGCAGCTTCAGCAGGAGGTTCGCGAAGGCGTTGACCGCGAAGATCACCGGGCGCAGCCCGCGCGCCAGCGCGACCAGTGGCGGCCCGAGCAGCAGCGCGCTGCGCACCGGTTCTGCGAGCGCGATGTTCTTGGGGACCATCTCGCCGAGCAGCATGTGCAGATAGGTCGCCAGGGTCAGTGCGATGACGAAGGACACCGCGTGCCCCGCGCCCTTCGGCACGCCCACCGCGTGGAACACCGGTTCCAGCAGATGCGCGATCGCCGGCTCCGCGACGACACCCAGAACCAGCGTGCACAACGTGATCCCGAGCTGCGCGGCCGCCATCAGCGCGGAGACGTGCTCCAGCCCCCACAGCACGCCCTTCGCACGCCGGTCGCCCTGTTCGGCGTACGGCTCGATCTGACTGCGCCGAACGGAGATCAACGCGAACTCGGCCCCCACGAAGAAGGCGTTCACGACGAGCGTCGCCAGACCGATCAGCAACTGGACGACCGTCATCGCTCGGCCCCTTCCCCGGGCAAGGGAGCGTGCAGCAACACTCGCGCCGCGCGCCGGCCCTGTGCGTCCGTCACGTCCAGCTGCCAGCCGGTGATCTCCACCGAGTCGCCGACGGCCGGGATCCGGCCCAGTTCCGTCGCCAGCAGGCCGGCCAGCGTCTCGTACGGCCCCTCGGGCGCCCGTAGTCCCACGCGCGCGAGCTGGTCGATGCGGGCCGAACCGTCGGCCTGGAAGAGTTCCCTGCCCTCCTCGTCGGTGCCCGCGGCGGCCAGGTCGGACGTCTCGTGCGGGTCGTGCTCGTCGCGTACCTCGCCGACGACCTCCTCGACGATGTCCTCCAGCGTGGCCACGCCCGCCGTACCGCCGTACTCGTCGATGACGACCGCCATCGTGCGCTTGCCGGAGAGCCGGTCCAGGAGTCGGTCCACGGTGAGCGACTCGGGCACCAGCAGCGGCTCGCGCAGCAGCTCGGCGACCGAGGCGCGGGGCCGGCGGTCGGCCGGTACCGCCAGGATGTCCTTGATGTGCGCGATGCCGACGACCGAGTCGAGGCTGCCGCGGTAGACGGGGAACCGGGACAGCCCGGTCGCGCGCGTCGCGTTCGCCACGTCCTCGCAGGTGGCCTGGACGTCCAGGGCGATCACCTGCACCCGCGGGGTCATCACGTTCTCCGCGGTCAGGTCGGCGAGGTTGAGCGTCCGGACGAACAACTCGGCGGTGTCCGCCTCCAGCGCGCCCGCCCGGGCGGAGTGCCGGGCCAGCGCGGCCAGCTCCTGCGGCCCGCGCGCGGAGGCCAGCTCCTCGGCGGGTTCCAGACCGAAGCGGCGCACCACCCGGTTGGCCGTGTTGTTGAGGTGGGTGATGAAGGGGCGGAAGGCCGCGCTGAACCAGCTCTGCGCGGTGCCCACCCGCTTGGCCATGGCCAACGGCGAGGAGATCGCCCAGTTCTTGGGCACCAGCTCGCCGACCACCATCAGGAAGACGGTCGACAGCGCGGTGCCGAGCACCAGCGCCAGCGACCGGGACGTGGACCGCGAGATCCCGAGCGACTCCAGGGGCCCCGCGATCAGCGCGGCGATCGACGGTTCGGCGAGCATGCCGACGACCAGGTTGGTCACGGTGATCCCGAGCTGCGCCCCGGACAGCTGGAACGTCAGATTCCGTACGGCTTTCAGGGCGCCGGACGCGCCCCGCTCACCGCTCTCCGCCGCCCGCTCCAACTGGCCGCGGTCCACCGTGGTCAGCGAGAACTCCGCCGCCACGAAGGCACCGCAGGCCAGCGAGAGCAGGATCGCCACCAGCAGGAGGAGCACTTCGGTCATCGGGTCACCTCCGTCCCATGATCGGACAGGGTCCCCAGGATCGCCCGTCCTAGCCGGCGAGGGGCTTCACCCAGCGCCGCCACTTTTCCTCGGGCGCATACCCCGCCGCGCGCCAAGCGTGCTGTGCCGTCTCGTTGCGCACCAGCACCATCGCGTCCCCGCGCCGCCCGCCGAGCCGTACGAACCGGTCCTCCGCGGCCGTGAGCAGCGCCGAACCGATGCCCCGCCGACGGCGTTCCGGGTGCACCGCGAGCCGGTACAGATGACACCGCCAGCCGTCGAACCCCGCGATCACCGTGCCGACGAGTTCGCCGTCGAGCTCGGCCAGGATCAGCGCCTCGGGGTCGCGGGTGACCAGCCGCTCCACGCCGTCCCGGTCGTCGCTGATGCTCGTCCCCTCGGCAGCCCGCGTCCAGAAGGCCAGCACGGTGTCGAGGTCGTCGGGCGTCGCGGCCCGTATCCGCAGGTCGGTCATACGGCGATCCCATCACGCCCGACGGCACGGCACCCGGAGTTCCGCCATCCGGACGGCTACTGCCCGCGCAGCCGCGCCATCACCGGCGCGAACGCCTCCATGGACGCCTCCAGCACCGTCAGATAGGTGAAGCCGTACCGTTCGCGCTGTGCCAGCACCTGCGCGACGATCTCGTCGACCGTGCCGACCAGCATGATGGGCAGGTCCAGGGCCTGCTGCAGGGTCAGGTCCGGCAACCGGTGCAGGAACGGGGTGGCGACGGCCTCGCGGTCGTCGGTGACGACCACTGTCTGGACGAGCAGGTTCAGTTCGGCAGGCTCCTTGCGCCCCTCGGCGAGGTGCAGATAGCGCGCGACGCGCTCGTCGAGCTGCTCGGCGGTGGTCGGGATCAGCTTGCCGGTCGTGTTGCCCGGCACCAGGGTCGCCCCGGTGAAGGCCATGATGTCGGCGTGCTCGGCGGACAGCCTCAGCATCCGGTTGCCTATGCCGCCGATCAGGAGAGGTACCCGGGGCCGCTGCACCGGCTGCGGCACATGGTCCGCCGAGGACAGCAGCCGCTCCAGCTCCTCGACCGTGCGCCGCAGATGGTCCACCCGCTCGCCCGGCGAGCCGAAGGGCAGCCCCGCCCCGTCGTGCTCGGACCGCACATAGCCGGTGCCCAGGCCGAGTTCGAGGCGACCGCCGGTGAGGGCGTCCACCGTGGCGACCTCACGGGCGAGCAGTGCCGGGTTCCAGAACCCCGCGTTGAGGACGAACGTGCCCAGCCGTGGCCGCTCGGTGACCTCCGCCGCCGCGACCAGCGCCGGGAACGGCGCGATCTTGCCGAGATGGTCGGGGACCAGGATCACGTCGTAACCGAGTTCCTCGGCCCGCCGACACTTGGTGCGCCAGTCCTCGTCGGTGGCGGCGGCGGTCAGGTTGACGGCGAAGCGGAAGGGGCGGAGCTGTTCGGGGCGGGGCATGAACTCTCCTCAGCATCAAGCGACTTGAGTTGTCTGCCCCGCGATTCCATCACTCGTGCGCGATGGCCGCCAGTACGTTCATGCGCGATGCACGCAACGCCGGCAGCAGCGCCGCCACGATGCCCACCACCGCCGAGCCGACGACGACCGCGACGATCGTGCCCCACGGGATCGCCAGCGCGTTCAGTCCCTGGAGCGCCAGCACCTGCTGGGTGCACACACCCCACACCAGTCCCAGGGCGAGCCCGAGGACCGCGCCGAACACGGCGATGACCACCGACTCCAGCCGGATCATCCGCCGGAGCTGACGGCGGGCGAGCCCGATGGCGCGCAGCAGCCCGATCTCCCGGGTGCGCTCCACGACCGACAGGGCGAGAGTGTTGACCACGCCCAGCACCGCGATGACGATCGCGAGCCCGAGCAGCGCGTACACGAGATAGAGCAGGACGGCGATCTGGTCGTGGACCAGGTCCTTGTAGTCGGCGAGGTCACGCACCTGGACCTGCGGATACGGGTCGAGCGTCTTCTCCAGGCCCGCGCGCAGCCGGTCCGCGCCGACGCCTGAGGCGGCGTTCACATACAGCGCGGAGTCCTGGCCGCCCTGCACGAACTGCTCCAGCGTGCCCAGACCGAAGTAGATGCCGCCCTGCGTCCCGAACCCGTCCGCCGAGTCCTGGTCGGTGAGGGCGCCCACGGTCAGTTCGGTCCGGCGGCCGCCCTGGAACTCGACGGGGATCCTGCTGCCGACCTTCACGTGATGGTCGCGGGCGAAGTCCAAGTCCATGGCGAGGTGCCCGGTGGCGAGCGCGGCCGCGGTGTCGCCCTGCGCGTAGGTGATGTGGGCGACCTCGTCGAGCTGCGGGTCGTACCCGGCGGCGCTGGTCTCCACGCGCTTGCCGTCCGGCAGCCGTACGGCGATCGGGGCGAACCGAGACCGCACGACGAGCCCCGCGCCCTCGGTCCTGCGCACCGCGTCCGTGACCTCCTGCGGGAACGGCAGGAAGTTGCCGTTCTGCACGACGTAGTCGGCGCCCAGCGTCTTGTCGATCTGGTCGTCGAAGGACTTGGACATCGAGGCGCTGGCCACGGACATCCCGCCGACCAGGGCGAGCCCGACCATGAGGGCGGCCGCGGTGGCGCCGGTACGGCGGGGGTTGCGCAGGGCGTTGCGCTGGCTCATCCGCCCCACCGGGCCGAAGAGGGCCGGGAAGGCGCCGCCCAGCACCCGGATCACCGGCCGCACCAGCAGCGGGCCCGCGATGACGGTGGCCAGGAGCGTCAGGACGACGCCGAGGCCGAGGAGGGAGGCCGCGGACGCCGTCTTCGAGGAGGTGACACAGCCCACCAGCGCGGCCGCGCCCGCCGCGCCGACCACCCCGCCCACGATCGCCCGCGTGCGCAGCGGCTTTCCGATCCCCGCGATCTCGGCGTCCGCGAGGGCCGCCATGGGGGAGACACCGGCCGCGCGCCGGGCCGGGAGATAGGCCGCGACGAAGGTGACGCCCACGCCGACGACGTAGGCCGCCACGGGGGTTCCCCAGCCGATGACCATCTCGCCGGTCCGGATGTTCATGCCGAAGGCGTTCATGAGCGCGATGAGCCCGACGGCGAGCCCGATGCCCGTGCCGAGCCCGACCGTGGAGCCGACCAGGCCGAGCAGTGTGGCCTCGGTCAGCACCGAGCGGCGGACCTGGCGCCGGTCGGCGCCGAGTGCGCGCAGGAGGCCCAGCTCACGGGTGCGTTGGGCGATCAGCATCGAGAAGGTGTTGACGATCAGGAACACACCGACGAGGACGGCGATCCCGGCGAATCCCAACATGACGTACTTGATGACGTCGAGGAATCCGCCCAGTTGGTCGACGTCCGACTTCGCCTGCTCGTCGGCGGTCCGGTACTCGTAGGTTCCCGTCCCGAGCGCGGCGGTCACGCGCTGCTTGAGCTGGTCGTTGCTGACGCCCTCCGCCGCGTCGACCGAGATGCTGGTGGCGGCCTTCGCGGAGCCGAGCAGCTTCGCCTGCGCGGTCGGCGGGTCGAGGAACAGCAGCGTGGCACCGGGGTTGGTGGTGGTGAACGTAGCGATGCCGACGATCCGCACCTTGAACGAGCCGGGCGCCGCGATCACGGTGAGCGGGTCGCCGATGTGCAGGTCCTTGCGGTCGGCGGTCTCCGAGTCGAGCAGCGCCTCCGACGGGCCGTGCGGGGCGTGGCCCGAGGTGAGCTTCACGGGGCTGCGCGAGGTCGGGTTCCAGTCGGTGCCGATGGTGGGGGCGCCGGTGGTCGATCCCACCGACTCGTTCTCGGCGTCGGCGACGGTGATGCCGTCGTCCTCCGCGTCGAAGCGCGCGGCACCGACCCCGTCGACCCGGGCGACCCGGTCCGCGAGCGCGGCCGGCAGGGTGGCCGTGGTGCCGGACGGGATGGCCTCCTTCAGGTCTTCCTCGGGGCTGATCGTGAGGTCGGGCGCGGTCGAGGCGAAGAGCCGGTCGAAGGTGCGGCTCAGGGTGTCGGAGAAGATCAGGCTGCCCGAGACGAACGCCACGGACAGGACCACGGCCAGCGCGGAGAGCAGCAGCCGTCCCTTGTGGGCGAGGAAACTGCGCAGGGTCGCCTTCAGCACGGGGTCAGTCCTCGTCGGTGTCGGCGTCGGCGTCGAACTGGCCGCGGATCACGTCGAAGCGCTTCATGCGCTCCAGCACGGCCTCCGCGGTGGGCAGCTCCATGCTGTCCACGATCCGCCCGTCCCCGAGGAAGAGCACCAGGTCGGAGTGGGCGGCGGCGCCCGGGTCGTGGGTGACCATGACGACGGTCTGCCCGAGTTGGTCGACGGCCTCACGCAGGAACCCGAGGACTTCCAGGCCCGCCCGGGAGTCGAGGTTGCCGGTCGGCTCGTCCGCGAAGATCAGCTCGGGCCGGGAGGCGAGCGCCCGGGCGCACGCGACGCGCTGCTGCTGGCCGCCCGAGAGCTGCGCGGGCCGGTGCTTCAGACGGTCCCGCAGGCCCAGGGTGTCGATGACCTGGTCCAGCCACTTCTCGTCGGGCTTCTTGCCCGCGATGTCCATGGGCAGGGTGATGTTCTCGGCCGCGTTCAGCGTCGGGATCAGGTTGAACGACTGGAACATGAACCCGATCCGGTCCCGGCGCAGCCGGGTCAGTTCGCGCTCCTTGAGCCCTGTGATCTCGGTGTCGCCGAGCCACACCTGGCCGGCCGACACGGTGTCGAGCCCCGCCAGGCAGTGCATCAGCGTGGACTTCCCGGAGCCCGAGGGTCCCATGACCGCGGTGAAGCGGCTCCGCGCGATGTCCACGTCCACCGAGTCCAGGGCGATCACGGCCGTCTCGCCCGAGCCGTACGCCTTGGTCAGACCGCGGGCGCGGGCCGCGATCGCGTCGGCCGGGGCGTGCTCCGCAGCAGCTGTGGACAAGGCTCTCTCCTCGCTCGTGGACGGCATCCGTGGACGGCGTCCGTGGACGGTGCTCGCGGACCGGGTGGTCCCCATCCGGCCGAGGGTAATGTGATCCACCCCACACCGGATATCCCCCGTGGGGTCGAGAAGGCCTCCACCGCAGGTCGGGCTCCCGATGTCGATGTAAGGGGCACATTCCACCGGCCGCCAGCCCCCCCTTGCCCTTGCTAGCACTTTGGCGCTAGCTTCGAGGTATGGCGAAGACTCAGTTGAACGTGCGGGTGGACGAGGGCACCGCCCGCGCCGCCCGTGAACGTGCCCTCGCCCGCGGCGTGAGCGTCAACCGCTACATCGAGGAACTGGTCATGAAAGACACCGGCGAGGCGGGCCAGGCCTTCGTGGAGGCCGCGGCCGACTTCATGAAGCAGTACGAGTCCGTGTTCGCGGAGGAGTTCGGCAAGGACCACGAGACTCGTTGAGCGATCTGCACATCGACCTCGCCTGGCTGCTGATGCTCGCGGAGCAGAAGACCCCGGGCGATCCCCAGGTCACCGACTGGGGCGCCCTGGTCGCCGCCGTGGCGCGCCACCAGGCGGAGATCTTCGACATCCCGGTCTACGACGGCCCGCACCTGCGTGCCGCCGCCCTCCTGCAACTCCTCATCCACGTCCCGGCGTTGGAGCGCACCAACGTGCTCTTCGCCTGCGCGGTCGGGTACGCCTATCTCGTCGCGAGCGGGCTCAGGGTCGTCACCTCGCCCGAACTCGTCCGGGACCTCGCCAAGGTGGCCAAGAAGGGCGACGCCTCGGTGCACGACATCGCCCGCGAGCTGCGGAGATGGACGCTCTGATCAGCGCTCCGCCGTCGGTGGCCGCCAGGCGGTGCCCAGCACGCAGAAGGACGTGGGCAGCGTAGGCCCCTTTTCCGGCATCAACACCCGCCGGTAGGGGCCGAGTTCGAATCCGGCCGCCCGCAGGGCCGCGACCGGGTCGCGCCCCAGATGGCAGCCGCCGTTCAGCGGCGGCCACAGCGTGCGGTCCAGGGCGCGCTGGGTGAAGCGCATCGCCGGGCCGCCGCCCCTGCCGTGCTCGAAGAACCGCACGGCCCCGCCGGGCCGCAGCACCCGGCGCACCTCGCCGAGCGCGCGCGGCACGTCGCGCACACTGCACAGCACCAGCGAGATCACCACGGCGTCGAAGGCCTCGCTCTTGACGGGCAGCGCCTCCGCGGCCCCGGGTGCCACGTCGACCGGCACCTCCGAGCGCAGGGCGGCCTCCACCGCCAACTGCCGCAGCCGGCGCTCCGGTTCGATCGCCACGACCTCGGAGACCGCGCGGGGATAGTGCGAGAAGTTCAGGCCGTTGCCCGCGCCGATCTCGAGCACCCGCCCGGACAGCCCGGCGAGCAGCCGCTCCCGCACCCCGGCCATGCCCATCCGGGTATCGGCGGCGACACTGACCCGGGCGTAGTACCGGGCGAACAGCGGATGGTGGACGGGGTCCCGGGACACCTTGCCGGAACCGGCGGACCGCGGCGCCATGGCAGCCTCCCTCACCGGACAGGACTGACCTCACCGCAATTGTCCCCCGCGGGACCGTGTCGCACCCCTGCGCGGGCTCACCGGACGAAGTCGCGCACCTGATCGTGGACGGCGTGGGCAACGCCGACATCCCTCGTCGTGCGCGGGCGGCCGGACAACGTCGTCCCGCGCGGGGCGGCCCGCCGGGAGACGATCCGCCGCACACAGACTTCGCACACTTCGGAGCACCCCACTGCGCGACATGGGCCCGTGCCGAACTCCGCGCACTCGTGCCCCCGCCGACTGCCAGATCGCCGCCCGACGGGCGCGCGCCCGCGCACGAGATCCCCCTGAGGACTTCTCAGGGCGCCTCGCGCACCCCGAACACCTCCGCGTCCCATGTCCCGTCCAGCCGCGGTGCCAGCCAACCAGGCGCCGCGGCACGGAAGTCGGCGGGGGCCAGCCGGGCGGCGCCGGCCGGCAGGGCGCCGAGCAGTGGAGCCCCGGACACGTCCGGAAGATCCGCGAGGTTGCAACGCGAGGCGAGGTCGGGGGAGTCGGGCCAGCTGCCGATCACCACACCCGCCAAGTCGAGTTCACGGCGGCCAAGTTCACGGGCCGTCAGCTCCGTGGTGTTGAGCGTGCCCAGACCCGCCGACGCCACGACCAGGACCGGCGCCCGCAGCAGCTCCGCCGCGTCGGCCAGCGTCCCGCCCTCGTCGTCGAAGCGGACGAGCAGCCCGCCCGCCCCCTCCACCAGCACCAGATCGTGCTCGACGGCCAGTTTGGCGGCGGCCTCGGCGACCTCCCGCGGGCGCACCGGCCGGAGAGCGGCCCGCCGCGCGGCCGTCGCCGGGGCCAACGGCTCCGGAAAGCGGGCGAGTTCGGCCTTCGTCACGGCACCCGCGAGCCTGGCGACCTCATCGGCGTCCCCGGGCTCGTCCGGCCGTACGCCGGTCTGCGCGGCCTTCAGGACGGCGACCGTCCGTCCGGCGGCGAGCGCGGCGGCGGCGACGGCGGCCGTGGTGACGGTCTTGCCGACCTCCGTGCCCGTCCCCGTGATCACCAGTACCGTCATGTCATCCCTCCCGGGCGGCGGCGCACACCGCACGCGCGATCCGTGCCACGTCCTCGTCGCCCGTGACGTACGGCGGCATCGTGTAGACGAGGTCGCGGAACGGCCGCAGCCACACGCCCTCGCGTACGGCGGCCTCCGTCGCGGCCCTCATGTCGACGTCGTGGTCCAGCTGCACGACCCCGATGGCGCCGAGCACCCGCACGTCCCTCACCCCCGGGAGGTCACGGGCCGGCGCCAGCCCCTCCCGCAGCCCCGCCTCGATCCGCTTGACCTCCGCGAGCCAGTCCTGCCCGAGCAGCAGGTCGATCGACGCGCAGGCCACCGAGGCGGCGAGCGGGTTCCCCATGAAGGTGGGGCCGTGGGCGAGCACCGGCACTTCGCCCCGCGAGATCCCGTCGGCCACGCGAGGCGTGCACAGGGTCGCCGCCATCGTCATATAACCGCCGGTCAGCGCCTTGCCCACACACATCACGTCCGGCGTGACGGCGGCGTGCCCCGCGGCGAACAGGGCGCCCGTGCGCCCGAATCCGGTCGCGATCTCGTCGAACACCAGCAGCACGTCGTGCGCGTCGCACGCCTCGCGCAGTACCCGCAGATACGCGGGGGAGTGGAACCGCATCCCGCCCGCGCCCTGCACCACCGGCTCCACGATCACCGCGGCCAGTTCGTCCGCGTGCCGCTCGATCGCCGCGCGCAGCTGGTGCGCGTACGACTCCTCGTACTCGGCCGGGGGCGCGTCCACGAACACCTGGCGGGGCAGGACCCCGGACCACAGCTCGTGCATCCCGCCCTCGGGGTCGCACACCGACATAGGCTGCCAGGTGTCACCGTGGTAGCCGCCGCGCCAGGTCAGCAGGCGCTGCTTGCGCGTACGGCCCAGCGAGCGCCAGTACTGCAGACACATCTTCACCGCGACCTCGACCGACACGGACCCCGAGTCGGCGAGGAAGACATGCTCCAGCCCGTCGGGAGACATGTCGACAAGGAGCTTCGCGAGCCGGACGGCGGGCTCGTGGGTGAGCCCGCCGAACATCACATGGCTCATCCGCCCGAGCTGCTCGCGCGCGGCCTCGTTCAGCACCGGGTGGTTGTAGCCGTGGATCGCCGACCACCAGGAGGACATCCCGTCCACCAGCTCGGGGCCCCCGGCGAGCCGCAGCCGCACCCCGCTCGCCGACTCCACGACGAGCGGATCGACCCGGCCGGGCATCGGACCGTACGGATGCCACACGTGCCGCCGGTCGAGCGCCAGCAGCTCCGGCACCGGCAGGCCGGGCAGATCAGGCATTGGGCGCGAGATCCGTTCCGGCGCCTCGACGGCGTACGGCGACGAGATCGGTCCGCGCCTCGTTGGCGGGGGCGGCCGCCGGGACCGTCGTACCGCAGACCCCGCCGCCCTCGTGGGACCCGCAGCCCGCGCACTCGTGGGACCCGCAGCCGGCGGACTCGTGCGAGCCGCAGCCGCCCCCGGCCGTCGCCCGGTGCTCCGGCAGCGTCACCTCGCCCGCGCCCTCCACCTCGAACCCGGCGTCCGCGATCATCTCCAGGTCGGCCTTGCCGGCCTGGCCCTCGGTGGTGAGGTAGTCGCCCAGGAAGATCGAGTTGGCGAGGTTGAGGGCGAGGGGCTGCATGGTGCGCAGATGGACCTCGCGGCCGCCCGCGATGCGGACCTCGACGTCCGGGCAGACGAAGCGGACCATCGCCAGGATGCGCAGACAGCGCTGCGGGGTGAGGTTCCACTCCTTGGCCAGCGGGGTGCCCTCGACCGGGATCAGGAAGTTGACCGGAACCGAGTCGGGGTCCAGCTCGCGCAGCGAGTAGACGACGTCGACCAGGTCCTCGTCGCTCTCGCCCATGCCGGCGATCAGACCCGAGCAGGCGGACAGACCGGCAGCGTGCGCCTTGGTCACGGTGTCGACCCGGTCGGCGTAGGTGTGGGTGGTCGTGATGTCGCCGTAGGTCGACTCGGACGTGTTGAGGTTGTGGTTGTAGGCGTCCGCACCCGCCTCGCGCAGCCGCTCGGCCTGGCCGTCGGAGAGCAGACCGAGACAGGCGCACACCTCGACGCCCTCGTTC from Streptomyces sp. CC0208 carries:
- the bioB gene encoding biotin synthase BioB, which produces MDLLNTLVDKGLRRELPTREEALAVLATSDDDLLDVVAAAGKVRRHWFGRRVKLNYLVNLKSGLCPEDCSYCSQRLGSSTGILKYTWLKPEQASQAAAAGLAGGAKRVCLVASGRGPTDRDVDRVAGTIKAIKEQNEGVEVCACLGLLSDGQAERLREAGADAYNHNLNTSESTYGDITTTHTYADRVDTVTKAHAAGLSACSGLIAGMGESDEDLVDVVYSLRELDPDSVPVNFLIPVEGTPLAKEWNLTPQRCLRILAMVRFVCPDVEVRIAGGREVHLRTMQPLALNLANSIFLGDYLTTEGQAGKADLEMIADAGFEVEGAGEVTLPEHRATAGGGCGSHESAGCGSHECAGCGSHEGGGVCGTTVPAAAPANEARTDLVAVRRRGAGTDLAPNA